One Mycolicibacterium crocinum DNA window includes the following coding sequences:
- a CDS encoding APC family permease, whose translation MTVDSTDEELRHSGYQPELKRTLGGFQVFAISFAFISVLVAIFATYGAVLNYSGPVGIWLWIIAAVGQTLVALVVAQFAARIALTGSSYQWASRLANPKVGWFFGWLTFWFLAIGVVAMNSALASQAVMPLLGMAPNEGSARLITLALMLAEAALVIASTTLLGKVTSTTVGLELAILAVLIVGLGAVMVFSGSGIADNLVSQGVAAGAPNYFAVGGGLMAGMIMGLTTLVGFDSAANLAEEAKDPFRTVPRAIVSSVVASATIGLLFVIVLTLAIKDVPAVTSSGSPVAAIIRGQLGPIVERILLTGIAFAMFGAGMVMIAACSRQAFAMARDGRFPAHNLMRKVSPRTQTPVPATILILVIGVVLMLALPGDALLQLIVASTILPALLYGGIVVLYLCVRKRLNTKEGAFSLGRFEVPVAYTALAWVAFSIFVLVSPSEARVPGLIALGLIAVGGLYFVTLLVTNRAALETEPGDPGAF comes from the coding sequence ATGACCGTTGACTCCACCGACGAGGAACTCCGGCATTCGGGCTATCAGCCCGAGCTGAAGCGAACACTCGGCGGCTTTCAGGTGTTTGCGATCTCGTTCGCGTTCATCTCGGTGCTCGTCGCGATCTTCGCGACCTACGGCGCGGTGCTCAATTACTCAGGGCCGGTGGGCATCTGGTTGTGGATCATCGCCGCGGTCGGGCAAACGCTCGTCGCATTGGTGGTGGCGCAGTTCGCCGCCCGCATTGCGCTCACCGGCTCGTCCTATCAGTGGGCGTCGCGGCTGGCGAATCCGAAGGTCGGCTGGTTCTTCGGGTGGCTGACGTTCTGGTTCCTGGCGATCGGCGTGGTCGCAATGAACAGCGCACTGGCCAGTCAAGCCGTCATGCCGTTGCTCGGGATGGCGCCCAATGAAGGCTCCGCCCGGCTGATCACGTTGGCGCTCATGCTCGCCGAGGCGGCACTCGTCATCGCGTCCACCACATTGCTGGGCAAAGTCACATCGACGACGGTCGGACTCGAGCTGGCGATCTTGGCGGTGCTCATCGTCGGCCTCGGTGCGGTCATGGTGTTCTCGGGCTCCGGCATTGCCGACAACCTGGTCTCGCAGGGCGTCGCGGCGGGTGCACCGAATTACTTCGCAGTCGGCGGCGGGCTGATGGCGGGAATGATCATGGGGCTGACGACGCTCGTCGGCTTCGACTCCGCGGCGAATCTCGCTGAGGAGGCCAAGGATCCGTTTCGCACCGTCCCGCGCGCGATCGTCTCGTCGGTGGTGGCCTCGGCCACCATCGGTCTGCTGTTCGTCATCGTCCTCACCCTGGCGATCAAAGACGTTCCCGCGGTGACCAGCAGCGGATCGCCGGTAGCGGCCATCATTCGCGGTCAACTCGGCCCAATCGTCGAGCGAATTCTGTTGACCGGCATCGCCTTTGCGATGTTCGGCGCGGGCATGGTGATGATCGCCGCGTGCTCACGACAGGCATTCGCCATGGCGCGGGACGGACGCTTTCCCGCCCATAACCTGATGCGCAAGGTCAGCCCGCGCACCCAGACACCGGTACCCGCCACCATCCTGATCCTGGTGATCGGTGTCGTCTTGATGCTCGCTTTGCCGGGAGATGCCCTGCTGCAGTTGATCGTCGCATCGACGATTTTGCCCGCCCTCCTCTACGGCGGGATCGTCGTGCTGTATCTCTGCGTACGCAAGCGCCTCAACACCAAAGAAGGAGCCTTCAGCCTTGGCCGGTTCGAAGTGCCGGTGGCCTACACCGCGCTGGCGTGGGTGGCCTTCTCGATCTTCGTTCTCGTATCACCCAGTGAGGCAAGGGTTCCCGGCTTGATCGCGCTCGGCTTGATCGCTGTCGGCGGACTGTACTTCGTCACGTTGCTGGTCACCAACCGCGCGGCTCTGGAGACCGAACCCGGCGACCCGGGCGCATTCTGA